One genomic segment of Hordeum vulgare subsp. vulgare chromosome 2H, MorexV3_pseudomolecules_assembly, whole genome shotgun sequence includes these proteins:
- the LOC123425788 gene encoding putative F-box protein PP2-B12 isoform X4 — translation MGVAWEIARLPEELVLVALARTSPRTPPFPRPSAPQPTPTISGRASCPPTAFRRSPMVSRRALPRPHPRRNSSSAFPPAPRFSRSGSCMWLDRETGAKCYMISVRNLFIMWGNTPEYWSWIPLQDSRVWIELPTIEVDLGMLLELCLRLCQREVIVSCLMQTLYDGFIWLPDEVKELYLSIILLW, via the exons ATGGGGGTGGCTTGGGAGATCGCGCGCCTGCCGGAGGAACTCGTCTTGGTGGCGCTGGCCCGCACGTCCCCGCGCACGCCGCCATTTCCCCGGCCTTCCGCGCCGCAGCCGACTCCGACGATATCTGGGCGAGCTTCCTGTCCCCCGACGGCCTTCCGTCGCTCGCCGATGGTGAGCCGTCGGGCCCTGCCCCGCCCTCATCCAAGAAGGAACTCTTCCTCTGCCTTTCCGCCGGCCCCGCGCTTCTCCAGGTCAGGCTCGTG CATGTGGTTGGACAGGGAGACCGGTGCCAAGTGCTACATGATATCCGTCAGGAACCTCTTCATCATGTGGGGGAACACTCCGGAGTACTGGTCCTGGATCCCACTCCAAGACTCTAG GGTGTGGATCGAGCTGCCGACGATCGAG GTGGACTTGGGGATGTTGCTGGAGCTTTGCCTAAGGCTTTGTCAAAGAGAGGTCATCGTGTCATG TCTCATGCAGACATTATATGATGGATTTATATGGCTGCCTGACGAGGTAAAAGAGCTATATCTAAGCATAATCCTGTTGTGGTAG
- the LOC123425788 gene encoding putative F-box protein PP2-B12 isoform X5 translates to MGVAWEIARLPEELVLVALARTSPRTPPFPRPSAPQPTPTISGRASCPPTAFRRSPMVSRRALPRPHPRRNSSSAFPPAPRFSRSGSCMWLDRETGAKCYMISVRNLFIMWGNTPEYWSWIPLQDSRVWIELPTIEVDLGMLLELCLRLCQREVIVSCMEDKQMMFNVHEVAY, encoded by the exons ATGGGGGTGGCTTGGGAGATCGCGCGCCTGCCGGAGGAACTCGTCTTGGTGGCGCTGGCCCGCACGTCCCCGCGCACGCCGCCATTTCCCCGGCCTTCCGCGCCGCAGCCGACTCCGACGATATCTGGGCGAGCTTCCTGTCCCCCGACGGCCTTCCGTCGCTCGCCGATGGTGAGCCGTCGGGCCCTGCCCCGCCCTCATCCAAGAAGGAACTCTTCCTCTGCCTTTCCGCCGGCCCCGCGCTTCTCCAGGTCAGGCTCGTG CATGTGGTTGGACAGGGAGACCGGTGCCAAGTGCTACATGATATCCGTCAGGAACCTCTTCATCATGTGGGGGAACACTCCGGAGTACTGGTCCTGGATCCCACTCCAAGACTCTAG GGTGTGGATCGAGCTGCCGACGATCGAG GTGGACTTGGGGATGTTGCTGGAGCTTTGCCTAAGGCTTTGTCAAAGAGAGGTCATCGTGTCATG CATGGAAGATAAGCAGATGATGTTTAACGTTCATGAAGTAGCTTATTAA
- the LOC123425788 gene encoding putative F-box protein PP2-B12 isoform X1, with the protein MGVAWEIARLPEELVLVALARTSPRTPPFPRPSAPQPTPTISGRASCPPTAFRRSPMVSRRALPRPHPRRNSSSAFPPAPRFSRSGSCMWLDRETGAKCYMISVRNLFIMWGNTPEYWSWIPLQDSRVWIELPTIEVHLDGSFLRAYLKLTLCCNMMFLNSAVTWMTEDGLALSEVSQSLSRRSQKARHNGFCLDVICLDAEQIHISG; encoded by the exons ATGGGGGTGGCTTGGGAGATCGCGCGCCTGCCGGAGGAACTCGTCTTGGTGGCGCTGGCCCGCACGTCCCCGCGCACGCCGCCATTTCCCCGGCCTTCCGCGCCGCAGCCGACTCCGACGATATCTGGGCGAGCTTCCTGTCCCCCGACGGCCTTCCGTCGCTCGCCGATGGTGAGCCGTCGGGCCCTGCCCCGCCCTCATCCAAGAAGGAACTCTTCCTCTGCCTTTCCGCCGGCCCCGCGCTTCTCCAGGTCAGGCTCGTG CATGTGGTTGGACAGGGAGACCGGTGCCAAGTGCTACATGATATCCGTCAGGAACCTCTTCATCATGTGGGGGAACACTCCGGAGTACTGGTCCTGGATCCCACTCCAAGACTCTAG GGTGTGGATCGAGCTGCCGACGATCGAGGTGCATCTTGATGGATCTTTTTTACGAGCATAT CTAAAGCTCACTCTCTGTTGCAACATGATGTTCCTTAATTCG GCTGTCACTTGGATGACTGAAGACGGCTTGGCACTGAGCGAAGTTTCTCAGTCATTGAGCAGGCGTTCACAGAAAGCAAGGCACAATGGATTTTGTTTGGATGTGATCTGCTTGGATGCTGAGCAGATCCATATATCTGGATAG
- the LOC123425788 gene encoding putative F-box protein PP2-B12 isoform X2, whose amino-acid sequence MGVAWEIARLPEELVLVALARTSPRTPPFPRPSAPQPTPTISGRASCPPTAFRRSPMVSRRALPRPHPRRNSSSAFPPAPRFSRSGSWETGAKCYMISVRNLFIMWGNTPEYWSWIPLQDSRVWIELPTIEVHLDGSFLRAYLKLTLCCNMMFLNSAVTWMTEDGLALSEVSQSLSRRSQKARHNGFCLDVICLDAEQIHISG is encoded by the exons ATGGGGGTGGCTTGGGAGATCGCGCGCCTGCCGGAGGAACTCGTCTTGGTGGCGCTGGCCCGCACGTCCCCGCGCACGCCGCCATTTCCCCGGCCTTCCGCGCCGCAGCCGACTCCGACGATATCTGGGCGAGCTTCCTGTCCCCCGACGGCCTTCCGTCGCTCGCCGATGGTGAGCCGTCGGGCCCTGCCCCGCCCTCATCCAAGAAGGAACTCTTCCTCTGCCTTTCCGCCGGCCCCGCGCTTCTCCAGGTCAGGCTCGTG GGAGACCGGTGCCAAGTGCTACATGATATCCGTCAGGAACCTCTTCATCATGTGGGGGAACACTCCGGAGTACTGGTCCTGGATCCCACTCCAAGACTCTAG GGTGTGGATCGAGCTGCCGACGATCGAGGTGCATCTTGATGGATCTTTTTTACGAGCATAT CTAAAGCTCACTCTCTGTTGCAACATGATGTTCCTTAATTCG GCTGTCACTTGGATGACTGAAGACGGCTTGGCACTGAGCGAAGTTTCTCAGTCATTGAGCAGGCGTTCACAGAAAGCAAGGCACAATGGATTTTGTTTGGATGTGATCTGCTTGGATGCTGAGCAGATCCATATATCTGGATAG
- the LOC123425788 gene encoding uncharacterized protein LOC123425788 isoform X3, whose translation MGVAWEIARLPEELVLVALARTSPRTPPFPRPSAPQPTPTISGRASCPPTAFRRSPMVSRRALPRPHPRRNSSSAFPPAPRFSRETGAKCYMISVRNLFIMWGNTPEYWSWIPLQDSRVWIELPTIEVHLDGSFLRAYLKLTLCCNMMFLNSAVTWMTEDGLALSEVSQSLSRRSQKARHNGFCLDVICLDAEQIHISG comes from the exons ATGGGGGTGGCTTGGGAGATCGCGCGCCTGCCGGAGGAACTCGTCTTGGTGGCGCTGGCCCGCACGTCCCCGCGCACGCCGCCATTTCCCCGGCCTTCCGCGCCGCAGCCGACTCCGACGATATCTGGGCGAGCTTCCTGTCCCCCGACGGCCTTCCGTCGCTCGCCGATGGTGAGCCGTCGGGCCCTGCCCCGCCCTCATCCAAGAAGGAACTCTTCCTCTGCCTTTCCGCCGGCCCCGCGCTTCTCCAG GGAGACCGGTGCCAAGTGCTACATGATATCCGTCAGGAACCTCTTCATCATGTGGGGGAACACTCCGGAGTACTGGTCCTGGATCCCACTCCAAGACTCTAG GGTGTGGATCGAGCTGCCGACGATCGAGGTGCATCTTGATGGATCTTTTTTACGAGCATAT CTAAAGCTCACTCTCTGTTGCAACATGATGTTCCTTAATTCG GCTGTCACTTGGATGACTGAAGACGGCTTGGCACTGAGCGAAGTTTCTCAGTCATTGAGCAGGCGTTCACAGAAAGCAAGGCACAATGGATTTTGTTTGGATGTGATCTGCTTGGATGCTGAGCAGATCCATATATCTGGATAG